The following are encoded in a window of Balaenoptera ricei isolate mBalRic1 chromosome 1, mBalRic1.hap2, whole genome shotgun sequence genomic DNA:
- the TMEM69 gene encoding transmembrane protein 69, whose amino-acid sequence MGPTMVYFIQKFSRASSKMLKYPSTIRLGARRRIETFSLKTCLQQNFSPLFPRPWLVSSFPVCMSKTQYYHTSPCSFKKKQEQAVLPARPPQTISYLPDSPKPALYITLAGLIPFIAPPLVMVMTKTYIPILAFTQMAYGASFLSFLGGIRWGFTLPQGSPAKPDFLNLANSAAPVVFSWLAFFVSERLSEAIVTVIIGLGIALHTELFLLPHYPNWFKALRIVVTLVAFFSFVITLLVKDFYPEKGPKRLRQVE is encoded by the exons ATGGGGCCCACTATGGTTTACTTCATCCAGAAGTTTTCTCGAGCATCTTCAAAG ATGCTGAAGTACCCTTCCACAATCAGACTAGGAGCCAGAAGGAGAATAGAAACATTTTCTCTCAAAACATGCCTCCAGCAGAACTTTTCCCCCTTGTTTCCAAGGCCTTGGCTTGTCTCATCATTTCCAGTGTGTATGAGCAAGACACAATATTATCACACTTCCCCATGCAGCTTTAAGAAGAAGCAAGAGCAAGCAGTACTTCCAGCCAGGCCACCACAAACCATCAGTTACCTGCCTGACAGCCCAAAGCCAGCATTATACATAACTCTGGCGGGACTAATCCCCTTCATTGCTCCACCACTGGTCATGGTGATGACAAAGACTTATATTCCCATATTAGCTTTTACTCAGATGGCTTATGGAGCCAGTTTCCTGTCTTTCTTGGGAGGGATCAGATGGGGTTTTACTCTGCCACAAGGTAGTCCAGCCAAACCAGACTTCCTCAATTTAGCTAATAGTGCAGCTCCTGTTGTGTTTTCATGGCTTGCGTTCTTTGTTTCTGAAAGACTCAGTGAAGCTATAGTCACAGTAATAATAGGTTTGGGGATAGCATTACACACTGAACTTTTTCTCTTGCCACATTATCCCAATTGGTTCAAAGCCCTGAGGATAGTAGTCACTTTAGTGgcctttttttcatttgtaatcacTTTACTAGTTAAAGATTTTTATCCAGAGAAGGGACCCAAGAGACTTAGGCAAgtagaataa